In Mastomys coucha isolate ucsf_1 unplaced genomic scaffold, UCSF_Mcou_1 pScaffold9, whole genome shotgun sequence, the genomic window aacagaagacaactttcaggagtcagttttcacCTTCTATATtattgaaatagggtctctcttATTTATGCTGCTGCAGTATTTACGATAGGCTaactgcccttgaacttctggGCATTTCTCATGCCTCAGACTCCCCATCTTGCCTTAGAAGTACTGGATTCCTGATACCCAGCACCACATCTGTCTTTTTGTCTGGAATAAGAGATAGTTATAGTCTGACAAGCACTtctatgcactgagccatctccctgatcCTGGTTGGATTTTTGATTTTCGTTCTTTGGCTTATGTTGAGAACTAGCTCTTAACATGTATCCTTGAATTAGTTGTCTTCCTCCTAAAAGCTGGGAATACAGGTGGTATGTGAGTGATATATAaaatgtaccacatgcatgcctgctgtccaccctcagagaccagaaaaagACATCAGATCACTTAGAACTGtggttatagacagttgtgagtggttctatggatgctggaaactgaagccCAGCCCTCTacaaagagcagcaaatgctcttcgTCACTGAGCCAGCCCCTTATTCATTTCTAAATCCAGCTAGGAAATGTTCTCTCTTTTAAGACTATTAAGTATGATTTCCCTTTAGTCATcttttttttggggtggggggttcaagacaggatttctctgtttcgccctggctgtcctcaaactcactctgtagactcagaaatctgcctgcctcccaagtgctggaatcaaaggcatctTTTATAACATGGAAGAAATTGTTAATATCAAGGGTATCTACAATAAAGTGTTAGTGGTAAGATATCAATGCCTAATAAACTTTGCTATGATTGTAATTTATAACACATATTCATaactttaataaacatttttttgagaggcaggtggatttctgagttcgaggctagcctggtctacagagtgagttccaggacagccagggctatatagagaaaccctgtcttgaaaaacaaacaataaacatttttttgttttagtataaatACATCAACCCTTAAAACTGGGGTCATTTTATCCTAAAATTCTAATGTCTGTTTATACTTCAAATTTTCAGCTCGAAGACGGGATGTCCATTTGTCAAAAGAACAGGAGAGCCGCTTACCTTCTCACTGGCTCAAAAGTAAAGGTGCACACACCACCATGGCAGATGCCCTCTGGCGCCTGCGGGATTTAATGCTTCGAGACACTCTCAACATCCGACAGGCATACAACATAGAAAATGTTTAATCACGTCACTGTTTCTTCTATAGAAGCAAAGAGTTGTGGAGCGGTAGCCATTTTAGTtactggggtgggagggaggaacaaaggatgataatttttattgcattttattgtACATCACACAACCATTTTTATATAAGGACACTTTTAATAAGCTAtttcaaatttggttttgttacatTAAGTTGACTATCAAATACACAAAAGATTTTTTGCATATGTTTCCTTTGTTTAAAACCAGTTTCATAATTGGTTATATATAGTAATAGTTTTATCTTTACTTGTTAAAGGACTTAAATCATCAAAGGTTTTGGCTTGGCttagggttttggttttcttttttataaatatatatattatatatatatatatatacacacacataaaggaaaaaaaatgaaaaaaaaagtttacaaatTTAAGTTGACAATGAAATGTGAAGTTGGTCCTAGTTTACATCTTAgaggaatgtatatgtatgttttacatGCCTAAATATCTGCAGGTTTTCTTACAGGTAAAGCAAAGTGCTTTGAAAAGTTTAGATTATACATGTGTGACAGATGCGGCATATTTGCTCTATTAACACAGAGGCTTACTATAGAAATCTAAAGTCAATGATATATATCCATCCACAGTTAGTGTAACTGAAGGAAAATGTAACTTTGTGCTGAGTTAGACATCTGTATTGTCAGTGATTCTTGTAGAATATATGCTCAGATCTGAGTTATATTTAGTTTTGGGAGATAAGTTTAAAAGTACTTTTGATCAGTTTATGATTCAGTTTATGATTTTGCCTTCATGTTATACAGATATGATTTGAAACTGTACATCTGTTACCttgaaaaacattgaaaaaagTACTGAAGTATGCATAGAGGTGGTTTATTTTAAGCATGATACCTGACCTaagaaagagtataaatggaCACAAGCTGTGCCTTGCACGTAACTGTGCAAGGGTAGACTGCCTATATACACACGTCCTGGATTCTTTATCTCCTTGTTATCAATTACAGTGTTTTGTTTGGAGTTGGAATTCTCAACCAGAAataatatttcctaaaatatttttaaattcagctTGTGCTTTGGCTTATACAAGGAaattataatttaagaaaatgttcacaAAAGACTATTTCAGATCCCAGAACTTGGACTTGGTAaccttgtctgtctttcttttcttgagacatgGTCCTACCACCAACTCTGGCTGggttggaactcactgtatagaccaggctagtctccaacTCCTGCCTCTCCCTGGGGTTAAGGGCAGGTACCATAATGCTCAGCAACACAAGCCTGCCCTTGTAACATAGCCCTAGTGTGAACAAGGAGGCAGTGTGCATTTCCCACGATAGTGGTGTTGAACCTGCTTTATTCCACTTGGGTGGCTGTGTGGTGCTGATGCTTCCACTGCCCTGTTGTTCATTGAGAATGACTGTTAAGTGACACTCTTCCTTTAGAATATAACGGATCAGTACTCGTGTTTAATTGCCATGCTTAATAAATCATGAGAACAAAAGAGTATAAAATGGAAAGCAGTTCCTGGTAGCTACTTTAAATACAGGATCCCTGTAACTTAATACCAGTAGTCAACCACTGGATCTCAATTTTCATCAAGTATTAtaaataatcttaatttttaaaaaatgtactgcAGAGTATGCCAGTATCTTACTGTTAAACTGAATCAAATAAATCTTTGATTCCTGGTTATTTGGACCATTGACTCATCATGGACTATATAATGTAATcagattcttttctctttaggTATCCTTGAATTACACCAAAGAACCAGAAACTTAATTTtggttaaattatttatttatttcatgcattaattttctttttctttttaaaggtgagGCTCCTTAGGGAGTCTCTAAAACCGCTTCACTATCAGCAACCAGGAGTACTAGAAGCCAGAGCACTCACCCTCCTGGCTCCTTCCAGTGCTCTAGTGCTGTAGGAACCAAGAGCCAGCCCCAGGTTCCCTAAGGCAGTGCAAGTCCAGCACAGGGTGCTGTGTCCCTAAGGCAAGCCCTgattacctttaaaaaaaaaaaaaaaaaactaattaattaaaagcaTTTAAGGTACTATTTATTTTAGAATCATGCTTTTGAAGAGTATCAGTGATTACTTAGGGTATAATATTTAAGATCAGACAtcttcaaaaacagaaaaggccCTGACTTAAGGCAGTACAGGTAAACAACACACTTTCTCGTGACTTTTAAGAACTGTAGTAATGTGGCTTAGGAAATATAATGGCCTAATTGTTTTCAAAATGTAAGTTCCTGTGAAGAATTTTGTTAATATTGGGTTGGGAGACCTATAGGTTTAAAATAGAATGTCAGCCAGCTGACTTAAAAGACGTTGGATTTACTAAGTCTGCCTTCCCCTTCTGAGGAAGAACTGAGTGGGTGAGGGACACTTGTGTAAAATCTCCAAATTGATGTTACAACTTGAACATTTGTTTCCAGACCTGATTAAAATTTGGTTTATTCTACTTTCTGTACTATATCTTTATCTGAGGTTTTAAGTGGTAACTGGTTCTATACCATGTATGTATCATATGTTTGTTCATCAAAACTTTTTAacccaaataaaaacaagagttTGCAAAGTGATTTGGATTAGCCAGGTTTGGTGGTTCTGTTTAAGCTGTGTCAAATGTTTGGAGCAGACTGAAGAAAACTCTTACAAGTCCTGGTTTCATCACGCTGAGGAAGATAGGACTATCAGTTCAAGGAAGAAAACACTTCTGGTCGGTCAGGATGAAGTTCAATATGTAGACCCCCCATTTGCAGCCTGACATACCCTATCTCTCTCAAGATTTGCAGCATGAGAAGAAACAACATaggtttcaaaaagaaagaacaagttaTTGAGGGTAGAAAGGGCTATCTAGAAgcagaaattcattttaaatagctTAACTGTGACCATAAGACAAGTGGTCCAGGTAAATCTTTAGTTTTACAAGTTCTTAAAATATGTCATACTTTTAGTAGAAAATGATGGTAAAATCAGCgagctgttttcttctttttaaaaaaaaaaaaaaaaattatttattattccaacacaccagaagagggtttttgatctcattacagatggttgtgagccaccatgtggttgctgggaattgaaatcaggatctctggaagagcagtcagtgctcttaaccactgagccatctctctagcccaagctgTTTTCTTCTAACACCACTTTGCGAAGCCCTGTGATTCTGTCCTGAGACTGCAGAGAGGGATGCACAGCCACCTATGCCCACGAGTGAAGGATCACTGATAACATAACATTCCACCCAAGCCCTACACAAACAAATCTTGGTAAATGGTTTTGTACCTTTTAATTTGAGTATGTATGCTGGGTCAGCTGGCTGAAAGCTCAGTACTGAATAAATTAACAGACTATTACTTTCCCCTTCAGTGCGGTATTATGTATTCATGTCTTGGTGGTGGTTCATAAATGTGCAGGGTGTTTTGATATTCCTTTACAAGGAGAAAAATTTGGAAAACATGGTCCAAGAATACAtttttcaccaggcagtggtggcacacgcctttaatcccagcacttgggagacagagacaggcaggtttctgagttcgaggccagcctggtctacagagtgagttcctgatCAGCCAGaatcatacagagaaaccctgtctcgaaaaagaatatacttttcCTTAGAGGAAACTTACTGTGAAAAATTGAGACactaaaaaagaaactaatgtgATTAAGAAAGCAACAGGGATTTAAGTAGGTCTTCCAAGACAGAATTGCATGAGAGAGAAGACTACCATTCCTTCATTGCTTACCATCTGCCCCGTAAGTTCATATGATAGTCTCTTCCCTAGTATCACAATGGGGGTAAGTTACAGTAAATGGTAAATTTTTATCTGTCTGGCCTTGTGGCTCACACTTTTAGTCCAGATACTTAGGGGgataaggcaggaagattgcaggttcacagccagcctggagaattagtaagaccctgtcttttaaaaaaataaaataaaataaaacaatggacACTCTTGTCTAGTATATATACAGCCCTAGGCTTAACTCCACTACTATCCcagtcataaaaatatattgtccTAGAATCTGTGGTAGCAtttcaaaaaacaacaatattttAGGGTGTTAAAAACGTAtaccctgctgggcagtggtgacacatgcctttaatctcagtacttgggaggcagaggcagaggcaggcggatttctgagttcaaggccagcctggtctacaaagtgagttccaggacagccagggctacacagagaaaccctgtctcgaaaaacaaaaacagatggcACAcaggttaagagtgcttgctgttctggAGGACCCacgtttgattcccagcacacattgggagggaggaaacaacacatacacacacacacacacacacacacacacacacgcaagcaaaAGCTTACAAGTTAGAAAAGGACAGAAACATGACCTGTGTAGTTGCCCTAGTTAAGGTGACCTTGGGAAAGACATCTTTTACTGCCATGGTTTCATTGGAATTCTGTCAAAAAGAAACaaggctggggctagagagatactattctgctcagtggttaagagcactttctgctcttccaaaagacccaagcTTGATTTCCAGCATTCACACGAAATAGTTCACAACCTTCTcagcttcagggaatccagtGCTTTCTATTCTCCACATGCAcctgctctcacacacacatgctcaaatGGACACtgccacatacatgcatacatacatacatataatttaaagtaacttctttcttttaaaggacTTCACAAATAATCCAGACTGCATTGCAAAACATCTTGGTTGATCTTTGAATAGCCTATGAAATGTCTTGAGTGAGACAATGGGTGAGTTTTAGGAAGATAGTATCCAATAGTGACTTCGGATATAGTCAAGTAGAGGATAGAACTATGAAAATTCTTTGTAAAGGCAATTTTTGGACTAATAAACAGTCTCTAGTGGATtagtattcagaaaaaaaattaatgtgtacgggtgttttgcctgcatgtatatgttcaGTGTCCACAAAGGCCTGAAGACGGTGTTGGtgttacaaatgtttgtgagctGTCGTATGGATACTGGGAGTCCCCTTGAAAGAGTATGATCTTAAATGGAGCTAAGGAAGCACAGGCAGGGATtttcttgagtttaaggccagcccagGAAAGAGTAAgactataaaaacacaaatggctgaaATCAACACTGAAAATTCATATTTACTTTATTAACTTATGAAGATTGGTTTCTGATGTATCTTCCAGCCTTCTCTGATACTGTCTTTCTGAAGCTTTTCTACGGTAGACATCATCTGTATCAAACAAAAATGTTGCTTAGATTTTTAAGAAtcgggattttttttaaaaagtactatttTATGTTATATGCATTGTTATTTTGACTGTGgataggtgggtgagtgggtgtggaatcccccggaactggagttacagacagttgtgagcagccatgtgggtgctgggaattcaacctgGATccagtgcacttaactgctgagccatctcaccagccctgaaactgaggaatttaaaaatagagactagggatcagtggcagagtgcttacctaTCATAAGGAAGGCCCCAAGTGCCACTTCCCACACTGAAACTAACAATAAAAAGGTTTATGTTGAGTCTGAGATAACAGGCCTTGTTTGAGTGGgtttgtcactgtggatgtgggcttaagaccctcaccctagctgccttgAAGTCAGTCTTcagatgatgtagaactctcagctccccctgcaccatgcctgcctggatgctgctatgttcccaccttgatgataatgaactgaacctctgaacctgtaagctagccccaaatatatgttgtcctttataagacttgccttggtcatgattgTCTTttaacagcagtaaaaccctaagacatgtgTCTTCAAGGACAACCTTCCTGGTGTTCCTCCTGCCCACTCCAAGTCACCTTAAACATGCTGAAGTCTGATGCTTCTTTACAGTTTAGCTGAATGGCCTGTAAACCTAGATGTCTGGCCCAAACTGTCCTCCTGAACTTGGGAGCTTTAACCCATTTCATCATGTCCTATCTTGCACCCAGGATCACCCTGCccgtgttcctttttttttttttttttttttttttttttttttaagatttagtactgggctagagagatggctcaatggttaagagcactgactgctcttccgaaggtcatgagttcaaatcccagtaaccacatggtggctcaaaaccatccataatgagatctgatgccctcttctggggtgtctgaagacagctacagtgtacttacatataataaaataaacctttaaagaaattatttagtactatttatatgagtacacaacactagaagagtgcatcggatcacattacagatggttgtgagccaccacatggttgctgggaattgaactcaggacctttggaagaacagttagtgctcctaaccactgagtcctctctccagccccctgcctaTATTCTGCACCTTCAGTGGAAGTACCAGCCCTGCCCTTCTGTTCCTTGAGAAGCCCCCATACCCCCATTTCAATTACCAGACTTATCAGTACTACCTCTAAGCTGTCAGGTCTACCCACTTCTTGGCATTCCTTTGCCAGCTAAGGCCATCATCTCAAGTCTGGCCAACAATACAGTGCCTGTGTCTCTATCAATCTCTTCGAAAAGAGCCCCTTTAATCATTAGCATAGATTCTTATTGTCCAGTACTTTTATGGCCCTACAGAGGGACCCTTCCATCCATGCCACCCTTCACTCTGATCATCTGCTGTAGTCTCTAGAAACAGCATACACATAAGCCTCCAGGTTTCCATTACCATTGCCATGAAGTGAGCTTCATCCATCTTCCCCTTATCTGGCTAACAGTCCTAAATTTCTATCTTTCCCCAAAAGCCTTCCCCACACCGTCTGATCCAATGAAGTGCCCATCCAGGATTCTTAGACTACTCACAACCCTCATGGCATGCTTAATGGTGGGGGGTAGAGGGTTGAAATGGAGCAATTATCTGAGGCAATTATTCTACCTCCAAATTACACCCATGAGCTCTTCTGAAATTTGCTTTCACTAGATATTCTCATAGTTATTAAACATTAAGTGGAGGCCCCTGCCTATAAACCCAGAGGATGACTAAGTTTTGaagattcaaggccagcatagtcaGGCCCCGTATCAAactacagaaagagaaatcaggggctaaagagatggctcagtagttaagagcactgactgctcttccaaaggtcctgagttcaattcccagcaaccacatggtggctcacgaccatctataatggggtctgatgcctccttctggtgcatctgaagacagctacagtgtactcataaaataaatctttaaaagaaagaaagagaaatcaatgGAGGCTTTGAAAACACAACCTAAAATTCTCAAATGGTAGTTACATTTCTCAAATGGTAGTTACATGAGAGGCAGACAAAGGGCCAAAGGTTGAGAGAAGGTCTGAAAAGAACTGGCAGTTCCAGAAGCAGTTCTCAGAAATGCCGGACGTTCTTCTCACAGTTCTGGGCCAAAGACATAACCTAAGGGCTGCGAGTGACCAGTAGTAATTAGCTAGAACAGGCAGGATAACTTCCTCATGAGTTTGGGCTAAAGATCTCAAAGGGAAAGGGACTTAACCCGAATTTCTGAGCCCACACGATTGGTCTCTCTTCCGCCTGCGAGTAACTCTGTTCCTTAGGCCCAAAGTCACCAGCAGGGCCAAGGACAGGCTACAAAGAACTACAGCCTGACTAGAGGCACGTGCCCTCTCTTCAAATGCCCGGAGAGGAGGAGGGCTGGATGCCAATGTGAACAAAATACAAGAACCCTAAGGGCCTCCAGCCTCGCAGCCCGAGAACTGTCAAAACACTTGTCCTAACGCCTAAAGTCAAAGTAGCTCTGCAACTGAATGGAGTCAGCGGCCAGTAATCGCATACCCACAGGAGAAACGGAGGCTGCTGCACCCTCACTTACAGAAGGTCTCCTGGCCCACGCGCACTTTAATCATGATCCACTCCATCGTTCCTCCCAAGACAAAAAAGAAGGGCAGGAATCTGTAGATGCCGAATCGCTGCTTCCCGGGCACTCGCTGAAGAGCTCGCCTCACCTGGGCCCTGAAGAACATGACCGAGGCCTCCAAGTGGGGTACGGACGGAACCAGGCAGACTGATCCTTCTGGAGGCGGTACGAACACCCCTGCGTGTCCGCGGTGTCCCGTGGACTAAGCACCACCACGACTCGTCTGCCGCGCCACAGCCCGGCCGCAAGAGGAGGGTCGCGGAAGCTGACAGACCCAGAGCCTGGTCGGCTCCGCCAATCAGAATGTGGCGGGACTCT contains:
- the Smim4 gene encoding small integral membrane protein 4; its protein translation is MFFRAQVRRALQRVPGKQRFGIYRFLPFFFVLGGTMEWIMIKVRVGQETFYDVYRRKASERQYQRRLEDTSETNLHKLIK